From Drosophila suzukii chromosome 2R, CBGP_Dsuzu_IsoJpt1.0, whole genome shotgun sequence, a single genomic window includes:
- the dgt5 gene encoding augmin complex subunit dgt5 has protein sequence MAYQEKITEFKNWATSLGCPPTELPTDDVLRRIFKSGSSMLLQQLQSRIQTVEYVREVRENLLIAQVARHKDKMVPLASRSFQPPELQRYHRMQELKKHKEKADLQLAEARKEYQKLAASIKTKNIQTISAENRKQLLESKCNILDLKLEALNKSYDQELQNKAQILATTPVKLTAKNASEVQATRAVEQALKQLETFYGMCDEGSSLADAKQRLWDEMRSTFADIPNALLLNVIMKIKEEQLQHIMHLNKTRENRTTTKPPLNNYEVKLLKTKADMLGLAAKYFGAQKELEQKEERFCQDYTVFVDKLQTKVYNFNGISDGDEENADELIIDYLVQYNMRNFNRAQNEFLREQIELLRLELDAGARQLENHDLKLSSVKQVYGDINASINRIQQDMVQLSQIKEKILFSRNMMKNLLDDMQAATQKQNAKSQLMSTKLKVSNMSMSMLGAESFCLANDSVFSSTKVEFDGNCSTMNATMRRSFDNKTLMPGGAGSTTMMTASGTTVPSHLLELNTFLEIPLEKLSCMPRACSFLLSANPLIVEAQELASTVQLAPGYLLTPFGALQEVRKRILWASAIAAHTTDLKLNLQPLIVDPHDLRLKANRQHEEIDQLLDNLMAIGVKTQLQLEKAERIYHFLLENPLRRYVPPGKRYNNGSFGDYESEFNLYYRMATNGGSMRAPPN, from the exons ATGGCTTACCAGGAGAAAATAACCGAATTCAAGAACTGGGCCACCAGTCTGGGATGTCCGCCCACCGAACTGCCTACCGACGATGTACTACGGAG GATCTTCAAATCCGGATCCAGTATGCTTCTCCAGCAGCTGCAGTCCCGCATCCAAACAGTGGAATATGTGCGGGAGGTGCGCGAGAACCTGCTGATTGCCCAAGTGGCCCGCCACAAGGACAAGATGGTGCCGCTGGCGTCCCGAAGTTTCCAGCCACCGGAGCTCCAGAGGTACCACAGGATGCAGGAGCTGAAGAAGCACAAGGAGAAGGCCGACCTGCAGCTGGCTGAGGCCAGGAAGGAGTACCAAAAACTAGCCGCTAGCATCAAGACCAAGA ACATTCAAACTATCAGTGCTGAGAACCGAAAGCAACTGCTCGAGTCCAAATGCAATATCCTCGACCTGAAGCTGGAAGCGCTGAACAAGAGCTACGACCAGGAGCTGCAGAACAAGGCCCAGATCCTGGCCACCACGCCCGTTAAGCTGACTGCCAAAAATGCCAGTGAGGTGCAGGCCACCCGGGCCGTAGAGCAGGCTCTCAAGCAGCTGGAGACCTTCTACGGGATGTGCGATGAGGGCAGCAGTTTGGCCGATGCCAAGCAGCGCCTGTGGGACGAGATGCGGAGCACCTTCGCCGACATCCCCAACGCCCTGCTCCTGAACGTCATAATGAAGATCAAGGAGGAGCAACTGCAGCACATAATGCATCTAAATAAAACCAGGGAAAATAGAACCACAACCAAGCCTCCGCTGAATAACTACGAGGTGAAGCTGCTGAAGACCAAGGCCGATATGCTAGGTCTGGCGGCCAAATACTTTGGCGCTCAAAAGGAGCTGGAACAGAAGGAGGAACGCTTCTGCCAGGACTACACCGTTTTTGTGGACAAGCTGCAAACGAAGGTGTACAACTTCAACGGCATCAGTGACGGCGACGAAGAAAACGCCGACGAACTGATCATCGACTATCTGGTGCAGTACAATATGCGCAACTTTAATCGCGCCCAGAACGAGTTCCTGCGCGAGCAAATCGAGCTGCTGCGTCTGGAATTGGATGCAGGCGCCAGGCAGCTGGAGAACCACGATCTCAAGCTCAGTTCCGTAAAACAGGTGTACGGCGACATCAATGCCAGCATAAACCGCATCCAACAGGACATGGTGCAGCTGTCGCAGATCAAGGAGAAGATCCTCTTCTCGCGTAATATGATGAAGAACCTGCTGGACGACATGCAGGCGGCCACACAGAAGCAGAACGCCAAGTCCCAGCTGATGAGTACCAAACTGAAGGTCAGCAATATGTCCATGTCCATGCTGGGTGCGGAGAGCTTCTGCCTGGCCAACGATAGTGTGTTCTCCAGTACTAAGGTGGAATTTGATGGAAACTGCAGCACAATGAACGCAACGATGCGTCGCAGCTTCGACAATAAAACATTAATGCCGGGAGGAGCAGGCTCCACCACCATGATGACTGCCTCCGGCACCACTGTACCCTCGCACCTACTGGAACTGAATACCTTTTTGGAAATACCGTTGGAAAAGTTGAGCTGCATGCCACGCGCTTG CTCCTTCCTGTTGTCGGCCAATCCGCTCATTGTCGAGGCCCAGGAGCTGGCCTCCACCGTTCAACTGGCGCCCGGCTATTTGCTTACACCCTTCGGCGCTCTGCAGGAAGTCCGCAAACGCATTTTGTGGGCGTCGGCAATTGCCGCACACACGACTGActtgaaattgaatttgcaGCCGTTAATTG TTGATCCGCACGATTTGAGGCTGAAGGCGAATCGTCAGCacgaggaaattgaccaattgcTGGACAACCTGATGGCCATTGGGGTGAAGACGCAGCTGCAACTGGAAAAGGCCGAGCGCATCTACCACTTCCTGCTCGAGAATCCTTTGCGGCGCTATGTTCCCCCTGGTAAAAGATACAACAACGGCAGCTTTGGAGATTACGAGTCCGAGTTCAATCTGTATTATCGCATGGCCACCAATGGAGGTTCCATGAGGGCACCACCTAATTAA